Proteins from one Portunus trituberculatus isolate SZX2019 chromosome 38, ASM1759143v1, whole genome shotgun sequence genomic window:
- the LOC123514520 gene encoding xyloside xylosyltransferase 1-like isoform X2: protein MFRRLRNLGHAFLLLTFAAAIIFLCGWRDAQPAPLQGPSSTVVQEGLVMIQEKDLAVNMPPFPVFNQQQEAVPLDARENDLLYRPPLDVAFIFTHARDNWPLQNQLRVAAGSLLAHSSAPLRLHLITDEDGFHTATKIINEVQATNQLDSRHIKLVYVSADDFIPEIESSVTVLQEFFTRRANSYYRDALFFFSLHLHQLLPGLERVILMDIDIKVKGDVAELHSHFERFTPSNVMGMTQEQSPVYRHLLSVYRRTHPNTTLGSPPSEGGFTGFNSGVVLIDINKLRESQIIKSYQKRPKLVERTQHYSFQGHLGDQDLYTLIALDHPELFYSLPCGWNRQLCDWWRGHGYQAVFDLYFNCPEELKIIHGNCKTPIPDNL, encoded by the exons TCATATTCCTTTGTGGATGGAGAGATGCCCAACCAGCTCCCCTGCAGGGCCCATCATCTACTGTGGTTCAAGAAGGCCTTGTAATGATTCAGGAAAAGGACCTTGCAGTTAACATGCCTCCATTCCCTGTATTCAATCAGCAGCAGGAAGCTGTGCCTTTAGATGCTAGGGAAAATGACCTTCTATACCGACCACCACTGGATGTAGCATTCATCTTCACACATGCACGGGACAACTGGCCACTGCAG AATCAACTGAGGGTGGCTGCGGGGTCCCTGCTGGCACACTCATCAGCACCGCTCCGCCTTCACCTCATCACAGATGAGGACGGCTTCCACACGGCCACCAAGATCATCAACGAGGTACAAGCCACCAACCAGCTTGATTCCAGACACATCAAG CTGGTGTATGTGTCGGCTGATGATTTCATCCCAGAGATTGAGTCATCAGTCACAGTCCTGCAAGAGTTTTTCACACGTCGAGCCAATTCCTACTATCGTGatgctctcttcttcttctccctccaccttcaTCAACTTCTGCCTGGCTTGGAGCGTGTCATTCTGATGGACATTGACATCAAG GTGAAGGGTGATGTAGCAGAGCTTCACTCCCACTTTGAGAGATTCACACCAAGCAACGTGATGGGCATGACACAAGAGCAGTCTCCAGTGTACCGCCACCTGCTCTCAGTGTACCGCCGTACTCACCCCAACACCACCCTTGGCAGTCCCCCATCTGAGGGTGGCTTTACCGGCTTCAACAGTGGTGTGGTGCTCATTGACATCAATAAGCTGAGGGAATCACAAATAATAA AGAGCTATCAGAAGAGACCCAAGCTGGTGGAACGAACACAGCACTACAGTTTCCAGGGCCACTTGGGAGACCAGGATCTCTACACTCTGATTGCCCTTGACCACCCGGAACTCTTCTACTCCCTCCCCTGTGGCTGGAACCGGCAGTTGTGTGACTGGTGGCGGGGACACGGCTACCAGGCTGTGTTCGACTTGTACTTCAACTGTCCAGAAGAGCTCAAGATAATCCACGGCAACTGCAAGACCCCAATTCCTGACAATTTGTga
- the LOC123514520 gene encoding xyloside xylosyltransferase 1-like isoform X1 codes for MFRRLRNLGHAFLLLTFAAAIIFLCGWRDAQPAPLQGPSSTVVQEGLVMIQEKDLAVNMPPFPVFNQQQEAVPLDARENDLLYRPPLDVAFIFTHARDNWPLQNQLRVAAGSLLAHSSAPLRLHLITDEDGFHTATKIINEVQATNQLDSRHIKLLVPLCQLVYVSADDFIPEIESSVTVLQEFFTRRANSYYRDALFFFSLHLHQLLPGLERVILMDIDIKVKGDVAELHSHFERFTPSNVMGMTQEQSPVYRHLLSVYRRTHPNTTLGSPPSEGGFTGFNSGVVLIDINKLRESQIIKSYQKRPKLVERTQHYSFQGHLGDQDLYTLIALDHPELFYSLPCGWNRQLCDWWRGHGYQAVFDLYFNCPEELKIIHGNCKTPIPDNL; via the exons TCATATTCCTTTGTGGATGGAGAGATGCCCAACCAGCTCCCCTGCAGGGCCCATCATCTACTGTGGTTCAAGAAGGCCTTGTAATGATTCAGGAAAAGGACCTTGCAGTTAACATGCCTCCATTCCCTGTATTCAATCAGCAGCAGGAAGCTGTGCCTTTAGATGCTAGGGAAAATGACCTTCTATACCGACCACCACTGGATGTAGCATTCATCTTCACACATGCACGGGACAACTGGCCACTGCAG AATCAACTGAGGGTGGCTGCGGGGTCCCTGCTGGCACACTCATCAGCACCGCTCCGCCTTCACCTCATCACAGATGAGGACGGCTTCCACACGGCCACCAAGATCATCAACGAGGTACAAGCCACCAACCAGCTTGATTCCAGACACATCAAG cttcttgttcctctctgCCAGCTGGTGTATGTGTCGGCTGATGATTTCATCCCAGAGATTGAGTCATCAGTCACAGTCCTGCAAGAGTTTTTCACACGTCGAGCCAATTCCTACTATCGTGatgctctcttcttcttctccctccaccttcaTCAACTTCTGCCTGGCTTGGAGCGTGTCATTCTGATGGACATTGACATCAAG GTGAAGGGTGATGTAGCAGAGCTTCACTCCCACTTTGAGAGATTCACACCAAGCAACGTGATGGGCATGACACAAGAGCAGTCTCCAGTGTACCGCCACCTGCTCTCAGTGTACCGCCGTACTCACCCCAACACCACCCTTGGCAGTCCCCCATCTGAGGGTGGCTTTACCGGCTTCAACAGTGGTGTGGTGCTCATTGACATCAATAAGCTGAGGGAATCACAAATAATAA AGAGCTATCAGAAGAGACCCAAGCTGGTGGAACGAACACAGCACTACAGTTTCCAGGGCCACTTGGGAGACCAGGATCTCTACACTCTGATTGCCCTTGACCACCCGGAACTCTTCTACTCCCTCCCCTGTGGCTGGAACCGGCAGTTGTGTGACTGGTGGCGGGGACACGGCTACCAGGCTGTGTTCGACTTGTACTTCAACTGTCCAGAAGAGCTCAAGATAATCCACGGCAACTGCAAGACCCCAATTCCTGACAATTTGTga